The following are encoded together in the Phyllopteryx taeniolatus isolate TA_2022b chromosome 21, UOR_Ptae_1.2, whole genome shotgun sequence genome:
- the si:ch211-81a5.8 gene encoding uncharacterized protein si:ch211-81a5.8 — protein MDSILSLGAPLKQFTSTYVTGKSSLPPKGAKGRRSSFTRRRSISRRRSMPCTGQEVPHSHWLRVYQAELKRERKRQQAVLAKKNAERSVRKTYFRSHHCLPRKTTTTRKPAAKKEDSLFGAFQSLSLDGVIGGVTTSAAAGGDQCKVM, from the exons ATGGATTCCATCTTGTCACTGGGTGCCCCCCTCAAGCAGTTCACCAGCACCTATGTGACTGGAAAGAGCAGCTTGCCCCCAAAAGGGGCCAAGGGCCGCAGAAGCAGCTTCACGCGCCGGAGGAGCATCAGCAGGCGGAGAAGTATGCCTTGCACAGGCCAGGAAGTTCCACACTCACACTGGCTCAGAGTGTACCAGGCTGAACTGAAGAGAGAGAG GAAACGACAACAGGCCGTGCTCGCCAAGAAGAACGCGGAGCGGTCTGTCAGGAAAACCTACTTCAGGAGCCATCACTGCCTGCCTAGG AAAACAACCACGACCAGAAAACCAGCAGCGAAAAAGGAGGATTCTCTCTTTGGAGCCTTCCAGAGCCTCAGTCTGGATGGTGTGATTGGAGGTGTGACTACATCTGCTGCAGCAGGGGGAGACCAGTGCAAAGTCATGTGA